The following coding sequences are from one Mycolicibacterium aichiense window:
- a CDS encoding sensor domain-containing protein: MRSAAAAAAVLAVGVLVAAPAQARPADPGVVSYAVLGKGSVGNIVGAPMTWESVSTDPVQGFWVDLPVCNNWADIGLPEVFNDPDLASFNSAVTQTSATDQNHLVKQAIGVFATVDAATRAYHRVVDRTTGCAGQTTAMHLDDGTTQVWSFGGAPPTATDAVWVKQEAETDRRCFTQTRLRENVLLQAKVCQSGNGGPAVNVLAGAMQNTLGL, translated from the coding sequence ATGCGCAGCGCCGCCGCGGCCGCCGCAGTGCTGGCAGTAGGCGTGTTGGTGGCCGCTCCGGCGCAGGCCCGGCCGGCGGACCCGGGCGTTGTCTCCTACGCCGTGCTCGGCAAAGGGTCGGTCGGCAACATCGTCGGAGCCCCGATGACGTGGGAGTCGGTGAGCACCGACCCGGTGCAGGGGTTCTGGGTCGATCTGCCGGTCTGCAACAACTGGGCTGACATCGGGTTGCCCGAGGTGTTCAACGACCCCGACCTGGCGTCGTTCAACAGCGCGGTGACCCAAACGTCGGCGACCGATCAGAACCACCTGGTCAAACAGGCCATCGGGGTGTTCGCCACCGTCGACGCCGCCACCCGCGCCTACCATCGCGTCGTCGATCGCACCACGGGGTGTGCGGGTCAGACCACCGCCATGCACCTCGACGACGGAACAACTCAGGTGTGGTCGTTCGGCGGTGCGCCCCCGACGGCCACCGACGCAGTGTGGGTCAAACAGGAAGCAGAAACCGATCGGCGGTGTTTCACCCAGACACGGTTGCGGGAAAACGTGCTGTTGCAGGCCAAGGTCTGCCAGTCCGGCAACGGCGGGCCGGCGGTCAACGTACTGGCCGGCGCCATGCAGAACACACTGGGTCTATAG
- the egtA gene encoding ergothioneine biosynthesis glutamate--cysteine ligase EgtA, whose product MTFVVTSESGRAHCGSGAEERVLNSSSSAALHIAGASLDDGPIGRVGLELEAHCFDLADPLRRPGWSELSDVIATVGPLPGGSAVTVEPGGAVELSGPPAAGPLPAIAALAADRSTLCSAFAEAGLGLVLLGADPLRRTQRINPGARYQAMEQFFVASGTASAGAAMMTSTASIQINLDAGPRDGWAERVRLAHALGPTMIAIAANSPLLGGDFTGWVSTRQRVWSQLDSARCGPVLGASGDDPCTDWARYALKAPVMLVHNPDPVAVTEHVPFADWADGLVLLGDRRPTTADLDYHLTTLFPPVRPRRWLEIRYLDSVPDALLPAVVFLIVTLLDDPALAELAAEAVEPVATAWDLAARVGLKDDRLYQAANRCIALVADLAPAELSESMRRLVQNVEEGRCPADDFADRVIERGIEGAVLQMAEATA is encoded by the coding sequence ATGACGTTCGTCGTCACCTCGGAGTCGGGCCGCGCACATTGCGGTTCGGGTGCCGAAGAACGTGTCCTGAACAGCTCATCCTCGGCTGCCTTGCACATCGCGGGCGCCTCGTTGGACGACGGTCCGATCGGTCGGGTGGGTCTGGAACTCGAGGCGCACTGCTTCGATCTGGCCGACCCCCTGCGCCGTCCGGGCTGGTCGGAACTGAGCGACGTGATCGCCACCGTCGGGCCGCTGCCCGGCGGCAGCGCCGTCACCGTGGAACCGGGTGGTGCGGTCGAACTGTCCGGCCCGCCGGCTGCAGGCCCCCTGCCGGCCATCGCCGCGCTGGCGGCTGACCGGTCGACGCTGTGTTCGGCGTTCGCCGAGGCCGGCCTCGGCCTGGTCCTGCTCGGCGCCGACCCGCTTCGCCGCACTCAACGAATCAATCCCGGCGCCCGCTACCAGGCGATGGAACAGTTCTTCGTGGCCTCCGGCACGGCGAGCGCAGGGGCGGCGATGATGACCTCGACGGCCTCGATCCAGATCAACCTCGACGCCGGTCCGCGCGACGGCTGGGCCGAGCGGGTGCGGCTCGCCCATGCGCTCGGCCCGACCATGATCGCGATCGCGGCGAATTCACCGCTGCTCGGCGGGGACTTCACCGGCTGGGTCTCGACTCGACAGAGGGTGTGGAGTCAGCTGGATTCGGCGCGCTGCGGGCCCGTCCTGGGCGCGAGCGGTGACGATCCCTGCACCGACTGGGCCCGCTACGCGCTCAAGGCGCCGGTGATGCTGGTGCACAACCCGGATCCGGTCGCGGTCACCGAGCATGTGCCGTTCGCGGATTGGGCCGACGGACTGGTCCTCCTCGGCGATCGCCGCCCGACCACCGCCGACCTCGACTACCACCTCACCACGCTGTTTCCGCCGGTGCGCCCGCGCCGCTGGTTGGAGATCCGTTACCTCGACAGCGTGCCCGACGCACTACTGCCCGCAGTGGTGTTCCTCATCGTCACCCTGCTCGACGACCCAGCCCTCGCCGAGTTGGCCGCCGAGGCCGTCGAACCGGTCGCGACCGCATGGGACCTGGCAGCCAGGGTCGGCCTCAAGGACGACCGCCTCTACCAAGCGGCCAACCGCTGCATCGCGCTGGTCGCCGACCTGGCACCCGCGGAATTATCCGAGTCGATGCGGCGGTTGGTCCAGAACGTGGAAGAAGGACGCTGCCCAGCTGACGATTTCGCCGACCGGGTCATCGAGCGCGGTATCGAAGGTGCCGTCCTGCAGATGGCCGAGGCGACAGCGTGA
- a CDS encoding aspartate-semialdehyde dehydrogenase: MVAIGVVGATGQVGQVMRTLLEERDFPVTSVRFFASARSAGKKLPFRGQEIEVEDAETADPSGLDIALFSAGATMSRVQAPRFAAAGVVVIDNSSAWRKDPEVPLVVSEVNFARDVGNRARSLSKGIIANPNCTTMAAMPVLKVLHDEAQLVRMIASTYQAVSGSGLAGVDELATQARAVIDGVEELVHDGSALDYPAPVKYVAPIAFNVVPLAGSLVDDGSGETDEDQKLRNESRKILGIPELAVSGTCVRVPVFTGHSLSINAEFAQPISPERATALLDGAAGVKLVDVPTPLAAAGVDETLVGRIRQDPGVPDGRGLALFLSGDNLRKGAALNTIQIAELLAAEL; the protein is encoded by the coding sequence ATGGTCGCGATCGGTGTTGTAGGAGCCACCGGCCAGGTCGGCCAGGTGATGCGCACCCTGCTCGAGGAGCGCGACTTCCCGGTGACCAGCGTGCGGTTCTTCGCCTCGGCCCGCTCGGCCGGCAAGAAGTTGCCGTTCCGCGGCCAGGAGATCGAGGTCGAGGACGCCGAGACCGCCGATCCCAGCGGCCTGGACATCGCGTTGTTCTCGGCAGGCGCGACGATGTCGCGGGTGCAGGCGCCGCGGTTCGCTGCTGCCGGTGTTGTGGTGATCGACAACTCGTCGGCGTGGCGCAAGGACCCAGAAGTGCCGCTGGTGGTGTCCGAGGTGAACTTCGCAAGAGATGTCGGAAATCGCGCTCGATCCCTTTCCAAAGGCATTATCGCCAACCCGAATTGCACCACCATGGCTGCGATGCCGGTGCTCAAGGTGCTGCACGACGAAGCGCAACTGGTCCGGATGATCGCCTCCACGTATCAGGCGGTATCCGGCAGCGGCCTGGCCGGCGTCGACGAGCTGGCCACCCAGGCCCGCGCGGTCATCGACGGTGTCGAGGAACTTGTGCACGACGGGTCGGCGCTGGACTACCCCGCTCCGGTGAAATATGTTGCGCCCATTGCCTTCAACGTGGTGCCGCTGGCCGGTTCGTTGGTCGACGACGGCTCCGGGGAGACTGACGAGGACCAGAAACTGCGCAACGAGTCCCGCAAGATCCTCGGGATCCCGGAGCTGGCGGTGTCTGGTACGTGCGTGCGGGTGCCGGTGTTCACCGGGCACTCGCTGTCGATCAATGCCGAATTCGCTCAGCCGATTTCGCCGGAGCGCGCTACCGCGCTGCTCGACGGCGCGGCTGGTGTGAAGCTGGTCGACGTGCCCACGCCGCTGGCCGCCGCCGGGGTGGACGAGACCCTGGTCGGCCGGATCCGCCAGGATCCCGGCGTACCGGACGGTCGTGGCCTTGCGCTGTTCCTCTCGGGGGACAACCTCCGAAAAGGTGCTGCCCTCAATACGATTCAGATCGCCGAGCTGCTGGCCGCCGAGCTCTGA
- a CDS encoding organic hydroperoxide resistance protein: MSIEVIYTAESTASGGGRDGHVKSSDNRIDLETRPPKEAGGSGEGTNPEQLFSAGYAACFLGALQLVARSEKIRLDSASGITAQVGFGKDADGGYGINAHLIGYLPGLEQGQAEDLMNKAHQVCPYSKATRGNIDVTLTAKV, translated from the coding sequence ATGAGTATCGAGGTCATCTACACCGCGGAATCGACGGCCAGCGGCGGCGGGCGTGACGGCCACGTGAAGTCGTCGGACAACCGAATCGATCTGGAAACCAGGCCACCCAAGGAAGCGGGCGGCAGCGGCGAGGGCACCAACCCCGAGCAACTGTTCTCGGCGGGCTATGCCGCCTGCTTCCTGGGCGCGCTGCAATTGGTGGCGCGCTCGGAGAAGATCAGGCTCGACAGCGCATCGGGTATCACGGCGCAGGTCGGCTTCGGCAAGGACGCCGACGGCGGGTACGGCATCAACGCCCACCTCATCGGCTATCTCCCCGGACTCGAGCAGGGTCAGGCCGAGGACCTGATGAACAAGGCTCACCAGGTGTGCCCGTATTCAAAGGCAACCCGGGGCAATATCGACGTCACGCTGACCGCCAAGGTCTGA
- the glnT gene encoding type III glutamate--ammonia ligase, translating to MSATLAELAEASATKFILALFVDLRGKPCAKLVPVEAVDLLATEGVGFAGYAVGAMGQEPKDPDLMAIPDPESFTPIPFIKDGLAIVHCDPHVEGRPWPYAPRVILKSLIQRAADAGFEPWVGAEVEYFLLTRGADGTLATADTADTAAQPCYDARGVTRMYDHLTAISTAMNTLGWSNYANDHEDGNGQFEQNFQFADALTTADRVVTLRYLLSMIAAERGMVATFMPKPFSDRTGSGLHLHLSLTSGGTPVFPEESDDRGLGLSPTAYAFIGGILDHACALQAVVGPTVNSYKRTGALTTASGASWAPRLPTYGGNDRTHYIRVPDSARVELRGGDGSANPYLAIAAALGAGIDGIKRSTDPGAIGNTDGRTALPPTLLHAVEEFEGDPVVTGVLDTVGDGVARYFAGIKRDEFFAYHSAVSPWEVDQYLTAF from the coding sequence ATGTCTGCCACCCTCGCTGAGCTGGCCGAGGCCTCAGCAACCAAGTTCATCCTCGCGCTGTTCGTCGACCTACGCGGAAAGCCCTGCGCCAAACTGGTTCCCGTCGAGGCCGTCGATCTATTAGCCACCGAGGGAGTCGGCTTTGCCGGATACGCCGTCGGCGCGATGGGCCAGGAGCCCAAAGACCCTGACCTCATGGCGATCCCCGACCCCGAGTCGTTCACCCCGATCCCATTCATCAAAGACGGCCTGGCGATCGTGCACTGCGATCCGCACGTCGAGGGCCGGCCGTGGCCGTACGCGCCCCGCGTCATCCTCAAGTCATTGATCCAGCGCGCCGCCGACGCGGGCTTCGAGCCCTGGGTCGGCGCGGAGGTCGAATACTTCCTGCTGACCCGCGGCGCAGACGGAACACTGGCCACCGCCGACACCGCGGACACCGCGGCGCAGCCGTGTTACGACGCCCGCGGTGTCACCCGGATGTACGACCACCTCACCGCGATCTCGACCGCGATGAACACCCTGGGCTGGTCCAACTACGCCAACGACCACGAAGACGGCAACGGCCAGTTCGAGCAGAACTTCCAGTTCGCCGACGCGCTGACGACCGCCGACCGGGTGGTGACGCTGCGCTACCTGCTGTCGATGATCGCCGCCGAGCGCGGCATGGTTGCCACGTTCATGCCCAAACCGTTCTCCGATCGAACCGGCAGCGGCTTGCACCTGCACCTGTCACTGACCAGCGGCGGAACGCCGGTGTTCCCCGAGGAGTCCGACGATCGCGGCCTGGGCCTGTCGCCGACCGCGTATGCGTTCATCGGCGGCATCCTCGACCACGCCTGCGCCCTGCAGGCCGTCGTCGGTCCAACGGTGAACTCCTACAAGCGAACCGGCGCGTTGACGACGGCCTCCGGGGCCTCCTGGGCTCCACGCCTGCCCACCTACGGCGGCAATGACCGCACCCACTACATCCGGGTGCCGGACTCCGCGCGGGTCGAGTTGCGCGGCGGCGACGGATCGGCCAACCCGTATCTGGCCATCGCGGCCGCGCTCGGCGCCGGTATCGACGGAATCAAACGCAGCACCGACCCCGGCGCGATCGGCAACACCGACGGCCGCACGGCCCTGCCACCGACCTTGCTGCACGCCGTCGAAGAGTTCGAGGGTGACCCGGTGGTCACCGGTGTGCTCGACACCGTCGGCGACGGCGTTGCCCGCTACTTCGCCGGCATCAAGCGTGACGAGTTCTTCGCCTACCACAGCGCGGTCAGTCCGTGGGAGGTCGACCAGTACCTGACCGCATTCTGA
- a CDS encoding catalase, with the protein MTENFATTDAGAPAPSLEHSLTVGPDGPILLQDHYLIEQMANFNRERIPERQPHAKGGGAFGTFEVTQDVSRFTRAAFLQPGTKTDMVARFSTVAGERGSPDTWRDPRGFALKFYTSEGNFDLVGNNTPVFFLRDPIKFQNFIRSQKRLQSSNLRDHHMQWDFWTLSPESAHQVTWLMGDRGIPKTWRNMNGYSSHTYSWMNAAGELFWVKYHFKTDQGIEFLTQEEGDELAGSDGDYHQRDLFDTIEAGDFPSWTLHVQIMPFEDAKTYRFNPFDLTKVWPHSDYPLHEVGRMTLNRNVTDYHAEIEQAAFEPNNIVPGTGLSPDKMLLARGFSYSDAHRHRLGVNYKQIPVNTPRVEVHSYSKDGAMRMRNVTDPVYAPNSVGGPQADPARAAEVHWASDGDMVRSAYALRQDDDDWGQAGTLVREVLDDDARDRLAHNVIGHVSKGVKEPVLSRVFEYWRNIDPDLGKKIEEGVRGKAE; encoded by the coding sequence ATGACTGAGAACTTTGCGACGACAGATGCCGGTGCTCCAGCCCCGAGCCTCGAACATTCCCTGACCGTCGGGCCGGACGGCCCGATCCTGCTCCAGGACCACTACCTGATCGAGCAGATGGCCAACTTCAACCGCGAACGTATCCCGGAGCGACAGCCGCACGCCAAAGGTGGCGGTGCGTTCGGAACATTCGAAGTGACCCAGGACGTCAGCCGATTCACCAGGGCGGCGTTCCTGCAGCCCGGCACCAAGACCGACATGGTGGCCAGATTCTCCACCGTCGCCGGTGAACGCGGCAGTCCAGACACCTGGCGTGACCCGCGCGGATTCGCGCTGAAGTTCTACACCTCCGAGGGCAACTTCGACCTCGTCGGCAACAACACCCCGGTGTTCTTCCTGCGGGATCCGATCAAGTTCCAGAACTTCATCCGCTCCCAGAAGCGCCTGCAGTCGTCGAACCTGCGTGATCACCACATGCAGTGGGATTTCTGGACGCTCTCACCGGAATCCGCGCATCAGGTCACCTGGCTGATGGGGGACCGCGGCATTCCGAAGACGTGGCGAAACATGAACGGCTACTCCAGTCACACCTACAGCTGGATGAACGCGGCCGGCGAGCTGTTCTGGGTCAAGTACCACTTCAAGACCGACCAGGGCATCGAATTCCTCACCCAGGAGGAAGGCGACGAATTGGCCGGCAGCGACGGCGATTACCACCAACGGGACCTCTTCGACACGATCGAGGCCGGCGACTTCCCGAGCTGGACGCTGCACGTCCAGATCATGCCGTTCGAGGACGCCAAGACATACCGGTTCAATCCGTTCGACCTGACCAAGGTGTGGCCGCACAGCGACTACCCGCTGCACGAAGTTGGTCGAATGACGTTGAACCGCAACGTCACCGATTACCACGCTGAGATTGAGCAGGCCGCCTTCGAACCGAACAACATCGTGCCCGGCACCGGACTGAGCCCGGACAAGATGCTGTTGGCGCGCGGGTTCTCCTACAGCGACGCCCATCGGCACCGACTCGGGGTGAACTACAAGCAGATTCCGGTCAACACACCGAGAGTCGAGGTGCACAGCTACTCCAAGGACGGTGCGATGCGGATGCGCAACGTCACCGACCCGGTGTACGCGCCGAACTCGGTCGGAGGCCCGCAGGCCGATCCCGCGCGGGCGGCTGAGGTGCACTGGGCCTCCGACGGCGACATGGTCCGCTCGGCCTACGCCCTGCGTCAAGACGACGACGACTGGGGCCAGGCCGGCACCCTGGTTCGGGAAGTTCTCGACGACGATGCCCGAGACCGGTTGGCGCACAACGTCATCGGTCACGTCTCCAAGGGCGTCAAGGAGCCGGTGCTGTCCCGGGTGTTCGAGTACTGGCGCAACATCGATCCCGACCTCGGCAAGAAGATCGAGGAAGGCGTGCGAGGCAAGGCCGAGTAA
- a CDS encoding DUF4185 domain-containing protein, with protein MCAISSISALVLAPTAIADPPSPAPDPILSPLAPGQVVRIGPIAGTGTPTRDYGIGATDLCEFMEFPTELLQICGDSFAGQGVGFGGWFSPVALRVAGDSVDDPEGIRYTGVVGVDKPLLADPKPPGASQLPAGVVQINRQNYLLVTTTNDLVPQTSRLVKAVAGQGGWQTVAGSQRPASYAGGRQTQISGYYDPIPTGDSQTGWVYIVANNFDRSGPVMLYRATPESFTDRARWQGWAAGPAGGWNKTPTPLWPDKIGEMSLREVDGKPVLSYFNASTGNMEMRVAYDPTGLGTAPVTTVVQAGDWPDPAESLPPPDDNRLAQPYGGYISPGSTLDEVRVFISQWNTTPRDRAPYRVLQFAVNPIKPW; from the coding sequence GTGTGCGCAATTTCGTCGATCTCGGCGCTGGTGCTGGCGCCGACGGCGATTGCCGACCCACCGAGTCCGGCTCCTGACCCGATCCTCTCGCCGCTGGCGCCGGGCCAGGTGGTTCGGATCGGGCCGATCGCCGGTACCGGGACGCCGACGCGCGACTACGGCATCGGCGCCACCGACTTGTGCGAGTTCATGGAGTTCCCAACCGAATTGCTCCAGATCTGCGGTGACAGCTTCGCCGGCCAGGGCGTCGGGTTCGGTGGATGGTTCTCGCCGGTCGCGCTGCGGGTGGCCGGCGACTCGGTCGACGATCCCGAAGGGATTCGCTACACCGGGGTCGTCGGGGTGGACAAACCGCTGCTGGCCGACCCCAAGCCGCCAGGTGCTTCCCAGCTGCCCGCGGGGGTGGTGCAGATCAACCGGCAGAACTATCTGCTCGTGACCACCACCAACGACCTGGTGCCGCAGACGTCGCGGCTGGTGAAAGCCGTTGCCGGGCAGGGTGGTTGGCAGACCGTTGCGGGTTCGCAACGTCCAGCCTCCTACGCCGGCGGCCGTCAGACGCAGATCAGCGGCTACTACGACCCGATCCCCACCGGGGACTCGCAGACCGGCTGGGTATACATCGTGGCCAACAACTTCGACCGGTCCGGGCCGGTGATGCTCTACCGCGCAACGCCAGAGAGCTTCACTGACCGCGCGCGCTGGCAAGGCTGGGCGGCCGGTCCGGCCGGGGGCTGGAACAAGACACCGACACCGTTGTGGCCGGACAAGATCGGCGAGATGAGCTTGCGGGAGGTCGACGGAAAGCCGGTGCTGTCGTACTTCAACGCCAGCACCGGCAACATGGAGATGCGGGTGGCCTACGACCCGACGGGTCTGGGAACCGCGCCGGTGACGACGGTGGTGCAGGCGGGCGACTGGCCTGATCCCGCTGAGAGCCTGCCGCCACCGGATGACAACCGGCTCGCGCAGCCCTACGGCGGCTACATCTCTCCGGGTTCGACACTGGACGAGGTGCGGGTGTTCATCAGCCAGTGGAACACCACGCCGCGCGACCGCGCGCCGTATCGCGTGCTGCAGTTCGCGGTGAACCCGATCAAGCCGTGGTGA
- a CDS encoding aspartate kinase — protein MALVVQKYGGSSVADADRIRRVAERIVETKKAGNDVVVVVSAMGDTTDELLDLAKQVCPAPPARELDMLLTAGERISNALVAMAIESLGAEARSFTGSQAGVVTTGTHGNAKIIDVTPTRLRSALDEGQIVLVAGFQGVSQDTKDVTTLGRGGSDTTAVALAAALHADVCEIYTDVDGIFTADPRIVPNAHRLDTVSFEEMLEMAACGAKVLMLRCVEYARRYNVPIHVRSSYTDRPGTIVTGSIEDIPMEDAILTGVAHDRSEAKVTVVGLPDVPGYAAMVFRAVADADVNIDMVLQNISKVEDGKTDITFTCPRDLGPTAVEKLSALQGEIGFTKVLYDDHIGKVSLVGAGMRSHPGVTATFCETLAKVGVNIELISTSEIRISVLVKDTELDTAVAALHEAFGLGGEEEAVVYAGTGR, from the coding sequence GTGGCGCTCGTCGTGCAGAAGTACGGCGGATCCTCGGTGGCCGATGCCGACCGGATCCGGCGCGTCGCCGAGCGCATCGTCGAAACCAAGAAGGCCGGCAACGACGTCGTCGTGGTCGTCTCGGCGATGGGCGACACCACCGATGAACTGCTGGACCTCGCCAAGCAGGTCTGCCCCGCACCGCCCGCCCGCGAGCTGGACATGCTGCTGACCGCCGGTGAGCGGATCTCGAACGCGCTGGTCGCGATGGCCATCGAATCGCTGGGCGCCGAAGCCCGCAGCTTCACCGGCTCGCAGGCCGGCGTCGTCACCACCGGCACCCACGGCAACGCCAAGATCATCGACGTCACACCCACCCGGTTGCGGTCGGCCCTCGACGAGGGACAGATCGTTCTGGTGGCCGGCTTCCAGGGCGTCAGCCAGGACACCAAGGACGTCACCACGCTGGGCCGCGGTGGCTCGGACACCACCGCTGTCGCTTTGGCTGCCGCCCTGCACGCCGATGTCTGCGAGATCTACACCGATGTCGACGGCATCTTCACCGCCGATCCGCGCATCGTGCCCAACGCGCACCGTCTGGACACCGTCAGCTTCGAGGAGATGCTCGAGATGGCGGCCTGCGGCGCGAAGGTGCTCATGCTCCGCTGCGTGGAATACGCCCGCCGCTACAACGTTCCGATTCATGTCCGGTCGTCGTACACCGACAGGCCCGGCACGATTGTCACAGGATCTATCGAGGACATCCCCATGGAAGACGCCATCCTGACCGGAGTTGCCCACGACCGCAGCGAGGCCAAGGTCACCGTTGTCGGTCTGCCCGACGTACCCGGTTACGCGGCAATGGTGTTCCGCGCCGTCGCCGACGCCGACGTCAACATCGACATGGTGCTGCAGAACATCTCGAAGGTCGAGGACGGCAAGACCGATATCACCTTCACCTGCCCTCGCGACCTCGGCCCAACCGCCGTCGAGAAGCTCTCCGCGCTGCAGGGTGAGATCGGCTTCACCAAGGTCCTCTACGACGACCACATCGGCAAGGTGTCGCTGGTGGGCGCGGGCATGCGCAGCCACCCCGGCGTGACCGCGACGTTCTGCGAGACACTGGCCAAGGTCGGGGTGAACATCGAACTGATTTCGACCTCCGAGATTCGAATCTCGGTGCTGGTCAAGGACACTGAGCTGGACACGGCGGTCGCCGCGCTGCACGAGGCATTCGGCCTCGGCGGTGAGGAAGAAGCCGTCGTCTACGCGGGAACAGGGCGGTAG
- a CDS encoding ammonium transporter, which yields MDTGTTAFMLCCIIGLTMMIPGLALFYGGMVSVKSSTNMMMMTFGAVAIVGVLWILFGFSMTFGTSYGGFVGSLTEFAGMKNLLESQTTISGLPVSLFALFQALFAAITVALISGAAADRMKFAAWMVFATLWAVLCYFPVAHWVFAFNGVVTPDAVGGWIANNLKAIDFAGGTAVHINAGAAALAVAIVLGKGASWGKLRKPHNVPLTLLGAGLLWAGWYAFNGGSALAAGNSAAIVMVTTFVATCAATLAWLAVEKFKDGHVTGVGAAAGAITGLVAITPACGSVTPVGAIILGLVAGAICPFAVGLKEKFGYDDSLDVVGVHLVGGVIGTLLIGFLASDTMPNKVNGFFYGGGFDQLWRQAVAAGAVMIYSFAIAFVIAWAIKKTMGIRISSEEEEKGIDTHVHRDPAYELEYA from the coding sequence ATGGATACAGGGACCACAGCATTCATGCTGTGTTGCATCATCGGGCTGACGATGATGATCCCGGGCCTGGCGCTGTTCTACGGCGGCATGGTCTCGGTCAAGAGCTCCACCAACATGATGATGATGACGTTCGGCGCTGTGGCCATCGTCGGCGTGCTCTGGATTTTGTTCGGCTTCTCCATGACATTCGGGACGTCCTATGGCGGATTCGTCGGCAGCCTGACCGAATTCGCCGGGATGAAGAATCTGCTGGAGTCACAGACCACGATCTCCGGTCTGCCGGTCAGTCTGTTCGCGTTGTTCCAGGCGCTGTTCGCCGCGATCACCGTCGCACTGATCTCCGGTGCGGCGGCCGACCGAATGAAGTTCGCAGCCTGGATGGTCTTCGCAACCCTGTGGGCGGTCCTCTGCTATTTCCCCGTCGCGCACTGGGTGTTCGCGTTCAACGGCGTCGTCACCCCGGACGCGGTCGGCGGCTGGATTGCCAACAACCTCAAGGCGATTGACTTCGCCGGCGGCACCGCGGTGCACATCAACGCCGGTGCAGCCGCACTGGCTGTGGCCATCGTGCTCGGCAAGGGCGCCAGCTGGGGCAAGCTGCGCAAGCCGCACAACGTCCCGCTGACACTGCTCGGTGCCGGTCTGCTGTGGGCCGGCTGGTATGCGTTCAACGGCGGTTCGGCTCTGGCTGCGGGCAATTCGGCGGCCATCGTCATGGTCACCACGTTCGTCGCCACCTGCGCCGCCACGCTCGCCTGGCTGGCGGTGGAGAAGTTCAAGGACGGCCACGTCACCGGCGTCGGTGCGGCGGCGGGTGCCATCACCGGCCTGGTCGCGATCACCCCGGCCTGTGGTTCGGTGACACCGGTCGGCGCGATCATCCTCGGCCTCGTCGCGGGCGCCATCTGCCCGTTCGCCGTGGGCCTCAAGGAGAAGTTCGGCTATGACGATTCGCTCGACGTCGTCGGCGTGCACCTCGTCGGTGGTGTCATCGGCACCCTGCTGATCGGCTTCCTGGCCAGCGACACCATGCCGAACAAGGTCAACGGCTTCTTCTACGGCGGCGGTTTCGACCAGCTGTGGCGACAGGCCGTGGCGGCGGGCGCGGTGATGATCTATTCGTTCGCGATCGCATTCGTCATCGCATGGGCCATCAAGAAGACGATGGGCATCCGCATCTCCTCCGAAGAAGAGGAGAAGGGTATCGACACCCACGTCCACCGCGACCCGGCGTACGAGCTCGAGTACGCCTGA
- a CDS encoding nitroreductase family protein, whose translation MPDQPVDRHARTRVPIHPPIAARWSPRAFAPEAEVTAEQLIALLEAGRWAATWGNRQPVRYVVGLRGQDGFSTLTGLLRRGNSYAQAAGALILVCADQGEDERTALYSAVDAGAAIANLSVEAVAQGLIVHPMAGFDVDGARTAFGLPDGLRPLAVVAVGALGDYAQVAPEIAERDGRPRERLPLEQIVLNWSGAWPSSGAGLPELAELGDDPVVEQ comes from the coding sequence GTGCCTGACCAACCCGTGGACCGCCACGCCCGGACCCGGGTGCCGATCCACCCGCCGATCGCCGCGCGATGGAGTCCGCGGGCCTTCGCCCCCGAGGCGGAGGTCACCGCAGAGCAGCTGATCGCGCTGCTCGAGGCCGGTCGCTGGGCAGCGACTTGGGGCAATCGCCAGCCGGTCCGGTATGTCGTGGGCCTTCGCGGTCAGGACGGGTTCAGCACCCTGACCGGCCTGTTGCGCCGCGGCAACAGCTACGCCCAGGCGGCCGGCGCGCTGATCCTGGTCTGCGCCGACCAGGGCGAGGACGAGCGCACGGCGCTCTACTCTGCGGTCGATGCGGGTGCGGCCATCGCGAATCTGTCCGTCGAAGCGGTCGCCCAAGGCCTCATCGTGCATCCGATGGCGGGCTTCGACGTCGACGGCGCCCGCACCGCATTCGGCCTGCCGGACGGGCTGCGTCCACTGGCGGTGGTTGCCGTCGGCGCACTGGGCGATTACGCGCAGGTGGCACCGGAGATCGCCGAACGCGACGGCCGGCCCAGGGAGCGTCTGCCGCTCGAGCAGATCGTGCTCAACTGGTCAGGAGCATGGCCGTCGTCAGGAGCAGGTCTTCCGGAGCTCGCCGAGCTTGGCGACGATCCGGTCGTTGAGCAGTGA